In a genomic window of Tissierella sp. Yu-01:
- a CDS encoding TIM barrel protein: MNRDILKCINTINDFHKYDYDKLNVGVEIQDFTEPNLTNMEIEELVKRYKELFRDFKHTKALHGPFLDLKPSSPDEEIRRISYNKYLRTIKIAMELDINYVIFHSQINPYLKEPNLMELNNLQAREFWHSIAEEIIDYKGIILIENIFEETPEMIKDLIETIDLPNIKINFDIGHARLGTVTLENWIKELKDYLAYIHLHSNNGVFDLHCIPSDIEIMALNNLLNKYSLNPVISLEYMSDDVSVEIELLRR; this comes from the coding sequence ATGAATAGAGACATTTTAAAATGTATCAATACGATAAATGATTTTCATAAATATGATTATGATAAACTGAATGTGGGTGTGGAGATTCAGGATTTTACAGAGCCTAACCTTACTAATATGGAAATAGAAGAACTAGTAAAAAGATATAAGGAGTTGTTTAGGGATTTTAAACATACGAAAGCTCTTCATGGCCCTTTTCTAGATCTAAAGCCTTCTAGCCCTGATGAAGAAATAAGAAGAATAAGCTACAATAAATATCTTAGGACCATAAAAATAGCTATGGAGCTAGATATAAATTATGTAATTTTTCATAGTCAGATAAATCCGTACTTAAAAGAACCTAATTTAATGGAGCTTAATAATCTACAAGCAAGGGAGTTTTGGCATTCAATAGCAGAGGAAATCATAGATTATAAGGGAATCATTCTAATAGAAAATATCTTTGAAGAGACTCCAGAGATGATTAAAGATTTAATCGAGACTATTGATTTGCCTAATATCAAGATAAATTTCGATATAGGTCATGCTCGACTTGGAACAGTAACTCTGGAAAATTGGATAAAAGAATTAAAGGATTATTTAGCATATATACATTTACATTCTAATAATGGAGTATTTGATTTACATTGTATTCCATCGGATATAGAAATAATGGCACTAAATAATTTGTTGAATAAATATAGTTTGAATCCAGTTATATCTTTAGAATATATGTCGGATGATGTATCAGTGGAGATAGAATTGCTTAGAAGATAA
- a CDS encoding histidine phosphatase family protein — protein MDIIMIRHGESEDNISRVLSNYDTRLTENGINQIKRTKDFLKNYDFNKVYYSPLKRTDETRKYLELEGIQEPRIREVDFGIFTGYRYDEFSNIYPEESKLWVEDPYNYDVPKGESINTLYNRVVSFLEEVIKQDENILLITHEGIIRVICSWVFDEPKYFFRFKVNNGSLSIISVEEGYKYVKKLNCHAD, from the coding sequence ATGGATATAATAATGATACGTCACGGTGAATCTGAAGACAATATAAGTAGAGTCTTAAGTAATTATGATACGAGACTTACTGAAAATGGGATTAATCAAATAAAAAGAACTAAGGACTTCCTTAAGAACTACGATTTTAATAAAGTATACTACAGTCCGTTAAAAAGAACAGATGAAACTAGAAAATATCTTGAGTTAGAAGGAATTCAAGAACCAAGAATTAGAGAAGTAGACTTCGGTATATTTACTGGATATAGATATGATGAGTTCTCTAATATTTATCCGGAAGAGTCCAAGCTTTGGGTAGAAGATCCATATAATTATGATGTTCCTAAAGGAGAAAGTATAAATACTTTATATAATAGGGTAGTAAGTTTTCTTGAAGAAGTAATAAAACAAGACGAAAATATACTATTAATAACCCATGAAGGCATAATCAGAGTAATTTGTTCTTGGGTATTTGATGAACCAAAATATTTTTTTAGATTTAAGGTTAATAATGGAAGTTTGAGTATTATATCTGTTGAGGAAGGGTATAAGTATGTCAAGAAACTTAATTGCCACGCAGATTAA
- the cobS gene encoding adenosylcobinamide-GDP ribazoletransferase, producing MIDGLILTFQFFTRIPINKEVDFNEKNIRYSLFFYPFVGALLGSIAAGVFFILSKLNNDIAALATVLTLLLLTGGLHIDGISDTFDGFLSNRDRERTLEIMKDSRVGTFGVLSIIILLLTKFVIISNFGNGLPLALILSMVNSRLEACRVISTMKVARKGGLGDLFHNSNSEKLILLNSIIYIGILLIINYKFFSPLMITYIFNRLFCRWSYKKIGGMTGDTYGAVIEIGEVVSLLSYWGIMAWI from the coding sequence GTGATAGATGGATTGATTCTGACATTTCAATTCTTTACAAGAATTCCAATAAATAAGGAAGTAGATTTTAATGAGAAGAATATTCGATATAGTTTATTCTTCTATCCTTTTGTAGGGGCATTATTAGGCTCTATTGCAGCAGGGGTATTTTTTATATTATCTAAGTTGAACAATGATATTGCTGCATTAGCTACAGTACTAACATTGCTTTTACTAACAGGAGGACTGCACATAGATGGAATATCTGATACCTTTGATGGCTTTTTATCCAACAGAGACAGAGAAAGAACCTTGGAAATAATGAAGGATAGTCGTGTTGGTACCTTTGGTGTCTTAAGTATTATCATATTGCTATTAACAAAGTTTGTAATTATATCAAATTTTGGCAATGGATTACCTCTAGCGTTGATTCTTTCCATGGTAAACAGTAGGCTTGAAGCATGCAGAGTAATTTCCACTATGAAAGTAGCTAGAAAAGGTGGATTAGGAGACTTATTTCATAATAGCAATTCAGAAAAACTAATTTTACTTAATTCAATTATATATATAGGAATTCTTTTAATTATAAATTATAAGTTCTTTAGCCCATTAATGATTACCTATATATTTAATCGATTATTTTGCCGTTGGTCATATAAAAAGATTGGTGGCATGACAGGAGACACATATGGAGCAGTTATTGAGATAGGTGAGGTTGTATCATTGTTAAGTTATTGGGGGATTATGGCATGGATATAA
- the cobU gene encoding bifunctional adenosylcobinamide kinase/adenosylcobinamide-phosphate guanylyltransferase, whose amino-acid sequence MIYLITGGARSGKSTFAESLYNDKLDVVYIATSRVYDDEMKERVMLHRSSRPEEWRTFEGNYNLLDAIGEEGNYLLDCITVMSSNIMFDLTKDVEYIDYELQKKIEETILSEIRSLVDVIKENEDNLIMVTNEVGSSIVPDNHISRVFRDIQGRVNQQVAAMANHVYMVCCGIPVRIK is encoded by the coding sequence ATGATTTATTTAATTACAGGTGGAGCAAGAAGCGGTAAAAGTACATTTGCAGAAAGTCTATATAATGATAAACTAGATGTTGTTTATATAGCAACATCCAGAGTTTATGATGATGAAATGAAGGAAAGAGTAATGCTTCATAGATCCAGTAGACCAGAGGAATGGAGGACATTCGAAGGGAACTACAATTTGTTAGATGCCATTGGGGAAGAGGGGAATTATTTATTAGATTGTATAACTGTAATGTCTTCAAACATTATGTTTGATCTTACTAAAGATGTTGAATACATAGATTATGAGTTGCAAAAAAAGATAGAAGAGACAATATTAAGTGAGATTAGATCCTTAGTAGACGTTATAAAAGAGAATGAAGATAATTTAATAATGGTTACTAACGAAGTTGGAAGTTCAATTGTACCAGATAATCATATATCTAGAGTCTTTAGGGATATTCAGGGAAGGGTAAACCAACAAGTAGCTGCTATGGCTAATCACGTTTACATGGTATGCTGTGGAATACCGGTGAGGATTAAGTGA
- a CDS encoding VOC family protein, with protein sequence MKFAHVTIMVRNLEESIGFYKDIVGLPIVKRFPAGPGMEIAFLGEGETLVELIQNDNLENIELGKDISIGFEVESLDKTMEFVRDKGIQIHSGPFQPNPSTRYLYVQDPNGLKIQFIEH encoded by the coding sequence ATGAAGTTTGCACATGTGACAATTATGGTAAGGAATTTAGAGGAGTCAATAGGATTCTATAAAGATATAGTAGGTTTACCTATTGTAAAAAGATTCCCAGCAGGTCCTGGAATGGAGATAGCATTTTTAGGTGAAGGTGAAACATTAGTAGAGTTAATACAAAATGATAATTTAGAAAATATTGAATTAGGAAAGGATATATCTATTGGATTTGAAGTGGAGTCCTTGGACAAGACAATGGAATTTGTTAGGGATAAAGGGATTCAAATTCATAGTGGACCTTTTCAACCAAATCCGTCAACGAGATATTTATATGTACAAGATCCTAATGGATTAAAGATACAGTTTATAGAACACTAA